A genomic window from Elaeis guineensis isolate ETL-2024a chromosome 3, EG11, whole genome shotgun sequence includes:
- the LOC105035587 gene encoding uncharacterized protein, which translates to MGCASHSLCFLIIFSISTFFFLNSHFLGVGWDLKIKPEDGNAADKSTTSLGLLNDGSEEKIEQISGEDNVGGDMGFRMLAKFRFLLGLDTSILRRPKHERHQLSPAPAPAEAPTPAPITHFHAHVYSWSPLPRARHTPPVQTLDQGRRSDGAKARLRRIVIYIIVSVGATSIILGITVLLVFKRSQRTQKKRSERPSSTTSKVSFDPGPELFYLNSLAPYLESDSSLKQTPEFKYVYSNENMSGSPSHTGEQMKCESDPANSLDEEKAPMESSPSDDDSFHSICCSRSSDGSVSDLSEANRGHPTATCSPCNSSYGSTSPNLGLLQFSPTKSPIPTKSLDRMHSTPLSHSANLEGKKFRATSSSSNIVDQRSLFSSLSSQPLVVHSMQQSSLENNEHSSEPDISSFPSKQEKVSTPKGTKMASMPPLCPNNILSSHNTGELTQSSSAPPETNANGNIPKPPPPPPPPPKPPSVSKSCYSTMPPPPPLPPPKPPSFPKGCNSSLPPQQSPCPVEQGIPIGKDGAPLPKLKPLHWDKVRATSEHSMVWDKIRSSSFELDEQMIESLFRYNLQSSAKNEEAKSKTPSPTKHVMDNKRLQNITILMKAVNATVEQVCDALTQGRGLCVQQLEALVKMTLTKEEQEKLSNYDGDIDELGPAEKFVRVVLCIPFAFSRIEVMLYRETFEDEVSHLRKSFEMLEEACKELRSSRLFLRLLEAVLKTGNRMNVGTIRGGARAFKLDALLKLADVKGTDGKTTLLHFVVQEMIRSEGVSAMETATQKTNQENNELKTAEEREEVYRVMGLDLVSGLSTELCNVKKTASIDLDVLVSSVSNLSHGMEQLKHLIEVYLSSDDGSGSFVHSMKSFMNHAEKIIQELKSDENQVLLHVREITEYYHGDVSKDEANPLRIFVIVRDFLGMLDRVCKELRRSKTRQGLNAVVPFR; encoded by the exons ATGGGCTGTGCTTCACATTCCCTCTGCTTTCTCATCATCTTCTCCATctccactttcttcttcttgaattCTCACTTCCTGGGTGTTGGTTGGGATCTAAAGATCAAGCCAGAAGATGGAAATGCAGCAGACAAGAGTACTACTAGTCTTGGGCTCCTGAATGATGGGAGTGAAGAAAAGATTGAACAGATCTCAGGAGAAGACAATGTAGGTGGAGACATGGGGTTTCGAATGCTAGCAAAGTTCAGATTTCTTCTTGGTTTGGATACTTCCATCTTGAGAAGACCAAAACATGAGAGACATCAGCTTTCTCCTGCTCCAGCACCAGCAGAGGCCCCAACCCCTGCTCCTATCACTCATTTCCACGCTCATGTCTACTCGTGGTCGCCACTGCCTCGCGCGAGACACACACCACCAGTTCAAACCTTAGATCAAGGAAGGAGATCAGATGGAGCTAAGGCAAGGCTCCGGAGAATAGTCATTTACATCATCGTGTCGGTTGGGGCAACCTCAATCATCCTTGGTATCACAGTATTACTAGTTTTTAAGAGGTCTCAAAGAACTCAGAAGAAGAGATCAGAGAGGCCTTCAAGTACTACAAGCAAGGTGAGTTTCGATCCTGGTCCGGAGCTGTTTTATCTGAATTCTTTAGCACCATATCTTGAGAGTGATTCTAGTCTTAAGCAGACGCCTGAATTTAAGTATGTGTACTCAAATGAAAACATGTCTGGTTCTCCATCTCACACTGGAGAACAAATGAAGTGTGAATCAGACCCTGCGAATAGTTTGGATGAAGAAAAGGCTCCAATGGAGTCTTCTCCTTCAGACGATGATTCCTTTCATTCTATATGTTGTTCTCGCTCCTCAGATGGGTCGGTGTCTGATCTTTCTGAGGCAAATAGAGGTCACCCAACTGCAACTTGTTCTCCATGTAATTCCTCATATGGATCCACCTCACCAAATCTTGGGCTACTTCAGTTCTCTCCAACAAAATCTCCAATTCCAACGAAATCTCTCGATCGGATGCATTCAACTCCTTTGAGTCATTCAGCGAACTTGGAAGGCAAAAAATTTCGAGCAACCTCGAGTTCATCTAACATCGTGGATCAAagatctctcttctcttctctttcttcacaGCCTCTTGTTGTCCATAGCATGCAACAGAGTAGTCTCGAGAACAATGAACATTCCTCAGAACCTGATATCTCCTCTTTTCCATCAAAGCAAGAGAAGGTTTCTACTCCGAAGGGTACTAAAATGGCATCCATGCCACCTTTGTGTCCAAACAATATACTTTCCTCTCATAATACTGGTGAACTGACACAATCTTCTTCAGCACCACCTGAAACCAATGCCAATGGGAATATTCCCAAACCACCTCCGCCGCCTCCACCACCTCCGAAGCCACCCTCAGTTTCAAAGAGCTGCTACTCTACTATGCCGCCTCCACCACCTCTTCCACCCCCAAAGCCACCTTCATTTCCAAAGGGTTGCAACTCTAGTCTGCCACCTCAGCAGTCACCATGCCCAGTTGAGCAAGGTATACCAATAGGCAAAGATGGTGCTCCACTGCCAAAATTGAAACCTCTGCACTGGGACAAAGTAAGAGCAACCTCCGAACATTCCATGGTGTGGGACAAGATTAGATCAAGCTCATTCGA ATTGGATGAGCAAATGATTGAATCACTCTTTCGATACAACTTACAAAGTTCTGCCAAAAATGAGGAAGCCAAGAGCAAGACTCCTTCTCCTACCAAGCATGTCATGGACAATAAGAGATTGCAAAATATCACCATACTCATGAAGGCTGTAAATGCAACTGTTGAGCAAGTCTGCGATGCTCTGACTCAAG GTAGAGGATTATGTGTGCAACAATTGGAAGCACTGGTGAAGATGACACTgacaaaagaagaacaagaaaagcttTCCAACTATGATGGTGATATTGATGAATTAGGCCCAGCAGAGAAATTTGTCAGGGTGGTTCTGTGCATACCATTTGCATTCTCGAGGATAGAAGTCATGTTATACAGGGAGACTTTTGAGGATGAAGTTTCTCACCTCAGAAAGTCCTTTGAAATGCTTGAA GAAGCCTGTAAGGAGCTCAGATCCAGTAGGCTTTTCTTAAGATTGCTCGAGGCTGTGCTTAAAACAGGGAATCGGATGAACGTCGGGACTATAAGAGGTGGTGCGAGAGCTTTCAAACTTGATGCTTTGCTAAAACTTGCAGATGTGAAGGGAACTGATGGAAAGACCACTTTACTACATTTTGTTGTTCAAGAGATGATCCGGTCAGAAGGTGTAAGTGCTATGGAGACGGCAACACAGAAAACCAACCAGGAAAATAATGAGCTAAAGACTGCTGAGGAAAGGGAAGAGGTTTACAGGGTAATGGGTCTCGACCTTGTCTCAGGACTCAGCACAGAGCTATGCAACGTCAAGAAGACAGCAAGTATAGACTTGGATGTTTTGGTTAGCTCAGTCTCAAATCTCTCCCATGGAATGGAACAGTTGAAACATTTAATAGAAGTATACCTATCCAGTGATGATGGAAGTGGAAGCTTTGTCCACTCGATGAAATCCTTTATGAACCATGCTGAAAAGATCATCCAAGAGCTGAAAAGTGATGAAAACCAAGTCCTACTTCACGTCAGAGAGATCACAGAGTACTATCATGGGGACGTGAGCAAGGATGAAGCCAATCCACTGCGGATTTTTGTAATCGTGAGGGACTTTCTTGGTATGTTAGATCGAGTTTGTAAAGAGCTCAGGAGATCAAAGACTCGTCAGGGTCTAAATGCTGTCGTTCCCTTCCGATAG